One genomic window of Mustela lutreola isolate mMusLut2 chromosome 14, mMusLut2.pri, whole genome shotgun sequence includes the following:
- the INAVA gene encoding innate immunity activator protein isoform X1 — protein MLQMPKLNEIPPGREGRGETRGERRWPGQAGPEAARQEQGARGQAGGARSPWDSWGTCRPSPHPGSGWERRHPSLLCAPSSPKSIMESKDEVSDTDSGIILQSGPDSPVSPVKELTHAVRKQQRALEARLEARLEELKRLCLREAELTGILPAEYPLKPGEKAPKVRRRIGAAYKLDEQALHREDPLSSLERELALQLQIAEAARRLCREENLSRQARRQRKHAMLQEEKKLRELERCLGEQRRASGPPSTAALPLGRELSASDDSSLSDGLLLEEEESQVPKAPPESPAPPSRPLPPQSLEGLDPAEPETGGLERAPIQNSPWKETSLDHPYEKPRKSSEPNSESSSPATTPQDGPSTSSLWLLEPASYHVVPIRSLPGQRQGRTSAPATPEIQGRRGQSQSLRTDSFRAGPEGRGRSAFPRRRPTYYTVTVPESCFPPTKPPLPHPAYHSCSEDSGSDVSSISHPTSPGSSSPDISFLRPLSPPQPPCHRGAWGPAGALYPKLLLPPGHLAPGRYVLVAESALPPPAEWELGRAALGPAYEEDLRWQRLVAPHGRVLRTPSLKDSPAGRALSKAAVSEELKSWHERARLRSSRPHSLDRQGAFRVRSLPPGREGFGRAPGPRTQVATVYVPRRSPEGAPVQVFVPENGEIVSQV, from the exons ATGCTGCAAATGCCGAAGTTAAATGAAATACCTCCCGGGAGGGAAGGCCGGGGGGAGACTCGGGGAGAGAGGAGATGGCCTGGACAAGCAGGTCCTGAAGCTGCGAGGCAGGAACAGGGGGCGCGGGGACAGGCGGGCGGCGCCAGATCTCCATGGGACAG CTGGGGAACCTGCAGGCCGTCACCACATCCTGGCTCAGGTTGGGAACGGCGTCACCCCTCCCTACTCTGTGCCCCCTCCTCCCCGAAATCCATCATGGAGAGTAAGGATGAGGTCAGCGACACCGACAGCGGCATCATCCTGCAGTCGG GCCCCGACAGCCCCGTCTCCCCTGTGAAGGAGCTGACGCACGCGGTGCGCAAGCAGCAGAGGGCCCTGGAGGCGCGGCTGGAGGCGCGGCTGGAGGAGCTGAAGAGACTCTGCCTTCGGGAGGCG GAGCTGACGGGTATTTTGCCAGCAGAGTATCCCCTCAAACCAGGGGAGAAGGCCCCTAAGGTCCGCCGCAGGATCGGAGCAGCTTACAAACTGGATGAGCAGGCCTTGCACAGAGAG GACCCCCTGAGCAGCCTGGAGCGGGAGCTGGCCCTGCAGCTGCAGATCGCTGAGGCGGCCCGGCGCCTGTGCCGGGAGGAGAACCTCAGCAGGCAGGCCCGGCGGCAGCGCAAGCACGCCATGCTGCAGGAGGAGAAGAAGCTCAGGGAGCTGGAGCGCTGCCTGGGCGAGCAGCGGCGCGCCAGCGGGCCCCCTTCTACCGCTGCCCTGCCCCTGGGCCGAG AGCTCAGTGCCTCAGATGACAGTTCTCTATCAGATGGGCTGCTCCTGGAGGAAG AGGAGTCCCAGGTGCCAAAAGCTCCCCCGGAGTCCCCAGCTCCACCTTCCCGGCCTCTCCCACCCCAGAGCCTCGAGGGCTTGGATCCCGCGGAGCCTGAGACTGGGGGCCTGGAGCGGGCCCCAATCCAGAACAGCCCCTGGAAGGAGACTAGCCTGGACCACCCCTATGAGAAGCCCAGAAAATCTTCTGAACCCAACAGCGAGTCCAG CAGCCCAGCCACCACACCCCAGGATGGGCCCAGCACCTCCAGCCTCTGGCTGCTGGAGCCTGCCTCCTACCATGTGGTTCCCATCCGCAGCCTTCCTGGCCAGCGGCAGGGCCGCACCAGTGCCCCAGCCACCCCCGAGATCCAAGGCAGGAGGGGCCAGTCTCAGTCTCTGAG aacGGATTCCTTCCGGGCGGGCCCCGAGGGCCGAGGTCGCAGCGCCttcccccgccgccgccccacTTACTACACCGTGACGGTGCCCGAATCCTGCTTTCCCCCGACCAAGCCCCCGCTGCCCCACCCCGCCTACCACTCCTGCTCGGAGGACAGCGGCTCCGACGTCTCCAGCATCTCGCACCCCACGTCGCCCGGCAGCAGCAGCCCCGACATCTCCTTCCTGCGGCCGCTGTCCCCGCCCCAGCCGCCTTGCCACCGCGGGGCCTGGGGCCCGGCCGGCGCGCTCTACCCGAAGCTGCTGCTGCCCCCCGGGCATTTGGCGCCCGGGCGCTACGTGCTGGTGGCCGAGAGCGCCCTGCCGCCGCCCGCCGAGTGGGAGCTGGGCCGCGCCGCCTTAGGCCCCGCCTACGAGGAGGACCTGCGCTGGCAGCGCCTGGTGGCCCCCCACGGCCGCGTGCTGCGGACCCCCTCGCTCAAGGACAGCCCCGCGGGCCGCGCGCTCAGCAAGGCGGCCGTCTCCGAGGAGCTCAAGTCGTGGCACGAACGCGCGCGCCTCCGGAGCAGCCGCCCGCACTCGCTGGATCGCCAGGGGGCCTTCCGTGTCCGGAGCCTGCCCCCCGGGAGAGAGGGCTTTGGGCGAGCCCCGGGTCCCCGGACACAG GTGGCCACAGTGTATGTGCCCCGGAGATCACCCGAAGGGGCCCCCGTGCAAGTCTTTGTGCCTGAGAATGGCGAGATCGTCAGCCAGGTGTAA
- the INAVA gene encoding innate immunity activator protein isoform X3, translated as MESKDEVSDTDSGIILQSGPDSPVSPVKELTHAVRKQQRALEARLEARLEELKRLCLREAELTGILPAEYPLKPGEKAPKVRRRIGAAYKLDEQALHREDPLSSLERELALQLQIAEAARRLCREENLSRQARRQRKHAMLQEEKKLRELERCLGEQRRASGPPSTAALPLGRELSASDDSSLSDGLLLEEEESQVPKAPPESPAPPSRPLPPQSLEGLDPAEPETGGLERAPIQNSPWKETSLDHPYEKPRKSSEPNSESSSPATTPQDGPSTSSLWLLEPASYHVVPIRSLPGQRQGRTSAPATPEIQGRRGQSQSLRTDSFRAGPEGRGRSAFPRRRPTYYTVTVPESCFPPTKPPLPHPAYHSCSEDSGSDVSSISHPTSPGSSSPDISFLRPLSPPQPPCHRGAWGPAGALYPKLLLPPGHLAPGRYVLVAESALPPPAEWELGRAALGPAYEEDLRWQRLVAPHGRVLRTPSLKDSPAGRALSKAAVSEELKSWHERARLRSSRPHSLDRQGAFRVRSLPPGREGFGRAPGPRTQVATVYVPRRSPEGAPVQVFVPENGEIVSQV; from the exons ATGGAGAGTAAGGATGAGGTCAGCGACACCGACAGCGGCATCATCCTGCAGTCGG GCCCCGACAGCCCCGTCTCCCCTGTGAAGGAGCTGACGCACGCGGTGCGCAAGCAGCAGAGGGCCCTGGAGGCGCGGCTGGAGGCGCGGCTGGAGGAGCTGAAGAGACTCTGCCTTCGGGAGGCG GAGCTGACGGGTATTTTGCCAGCAGAGTATCCCCTCAAACCAGGGGAGAAGGCCCCTAAGGTCCGCCGCAGGATCGGAGCAGCTTACAAACTGGATGAGCAGGCCTTGCACAGAGAG GACCCCCTGAGCAGCCTGGAGCGGGAGCTGGCCCTGCAGCTGCAGATCGCTGAGGCGGCCCGGCGCCTGTGCCGGGAGGAGAACCTCAGCAGGCAGGCCCGGCGGCAGCGCAAGCACGCCATGCTGCAGGAGGAGAAGAAGCTCAGGGAGCTGGAGCGCTGCCTGGGCGAGCAGCGGCGCGCCAGCGGGCCCCCTTCTACCGCTGCCCTGCCCCTGGGCCGAG AGCTCAGTGCCTCAGATGACAGTTCTCTATCAGATGGGCTGCTCCTGGAGGAAG AGGAGTCCCAGGTGCCAAAAGCTCCCCCGGAGTCCCCAGCTCCACCTTCCCGGCCTCTCCCACCCCAGAGCCTCGAGGGCTTGGATCCCGCGGAGCCTGAGACTGGGGGCCTGGAGCGGGCCCCAATCCAGAACAGCCCCTGGAAGGAGACTAGCCTGGACCACCCCTATGAGAAGCCCAGAAAATCTTCTGAACCCAACAGCGAGTCCAG CAGCCCAGCCACCACACCCCAGGATGGGCCCAGCACCTCCAGCCTCTGGCTGCTGGAGCCTGCCTCCTACCATGTGGTTCCCATCCGCAGCCTTCCTGGCCAGCGGCAGGGCCGCACCAGTGCCCCAGCCACCCCCGAGATCCAAGGCAGGAGGGGCCAGTCTCAGTCTCTGAG aacGGATTCCTTCCGGGCGGGCCCCGAGGGCCGAGGTCGCAGCGCCttcccccgccgccgccccacTTACTACACCGTGACGGTGCCCGAATCCTGCTTTCCCCCGACCAAGCCCCCGCTGCCCCACCCCGCCTACCACTCCTGCTCGGAGGACAGCGGCTCCGACGTCTCCAGCATCTCGCACCCCACGTCGCCCGGCAGCAGCAGCCCCGACATCTCCTTCCTGCGGCCGCTGTCCCCGCCCCAGCCGCCTTGCCACCGCGGGGCCTGGGGCCCGGCCGGCGCGCTCTACCCGAAGCTGCTGCTGCCCCCCGGGCATTTGGCGCCCGGGCGCTACGTGCTGGTGGCCGAGAGCGCCCTGCCGCCGCCCGCCGAGTGGGAGCTGGGCCGCGCCGCCTTAGGCCCCGCCTACGAGGAGGACCTGCGCTGGCAGCGCCTGGTGGCCCCCCACGGCCGCGTGCTGCGGACCCCCTCGCTCAAGGACAGCCCCGCGGGCCGCGCGCTCAGCAAGGCGGCCGTCTCCGAGGAGCTCAAGTCGTGGCACGAACGCGCGCGCCTCCGGAGCAGCCGCCCGCACTCGCTGGATCGCCAGGGGGCCTTCCGTGTCCGGAGCCTGCCCCCCGGGAGAGAGGGCTTTGGGCGAGCCCCGGGTCCCCGGACACAG GTGGCCACAGTGTATGTGCCCCGGAGATCACCCGAAGGGGCCCCCGTGCAAGTCTTTGTGCCTGAGAATGGCGAGATCGTCAGCCAGGTGTAA
- the INAVA gene encoding innate immunity activator protein isoform X2, producing MESKDEVSDTDSGIILQSGPDSPVSPVKELTHAVRKQQRALEARLEARLEELKRLCLREAELTGILPAEYPLKPGEKAPKVRRRIGAAYKLDEQALHREDPLSSLERELALQLQIAEAARRLCREENLSRQARRQRKHAMLQEEKKLRELERCLGEQRRASGPPSTAALPLGRELSASDDSSLSDGLLLEEEESQVPKAPPESPAPPSRPLPPQSLEGLDPAEPETGGLERAPIQNSPWKETSLDHPYEKPRKSSEPNSESSPATTPQDGPSTSSLWLLEPASYHVVPIRSLPGQRQGRTSAPATPEIQGRRGQSQSLRTDSFRAGPEGRGRSAFPRRRPTYYTVTVPESCFPPTKPPLPHPAYHSCSEDSGSDVSSISHPTSPGSSSPDISFLRPLSPPQPPCHRGAWGPAGALYPKLLLPPGHLAPGRYVLVAESALPPPAEWELGRAALGPAYEEDLRWQRLVAPHGRVLRTPSLKDSPAGRALSKAAVSEELKSWHERARLRSSRPHSLDRQGAFRVRSLPPGREGFGRAPGPRTQVATVYVPRRSPEGAPVQVFVPENGEIVSQV from the exons ATGGAGAGTAAGGATGAGGTCAGCGACACCGACAGCGGCATCATCCTGCAGTCGG GCCCCGACAGCCCCGTCTCCCCTGTGAAGGAGCTGACGCACGCGGTGCGCAAGCAGCAGAGGGCCCTGGAGGCGCGGCTGGAGGCGCGGCTGGAGGAGCTGAAGAGACTCTGCCTTCGGGAGGCG GAGCTGACGGGTATTTTGCCAGCAGAGTATCCCCTCAAACCAGGGGAGAAGGCCCCTAAGGTCCGCCGCAGGATCGGAGCAGCTTACAAACTGGATGAGCAGGCCTTGCACAGAGAG GACCCCCTGAGCAGCCTGGAGCGGGAGCTGGCCCTGCAGCTGCAGATCGCTGAGGCGGCCCGGCGCCTGTGCCGGGAGGAGAACCTCAGCAGGCAGGCCCGGCGGCAGCGCAAGCACGCCATGCTGCAGGAGGAGAAGAAGCTCAGGGAGCTGGAGCGCTGCCTGGGCGAGCAGCGGCGCGCCAGCGGGCCCCCTTCTACCGCTGCCCTGCCCCTGGGCCGAG AGCTCAGTGCCTCAGATGACAGTTCTCTATCAGATGGGCTGCTCCTGGAGGAAG AGGAGTCCCAGGTGCCAAAAGCTCCCCCGGAGTCCCCAGCTCCACCTTCCCGGCCTCTCCCACCCCAGAGCCTCGAGGGCTTGGATCCCGCGGAGCCTGAGACTGGGGGCCTGGAGCGGGCCCCAATCCAGAACAGCCCCTGGAAGGAGACTAGCCTGGACCACCCCTATGAGAAGCCCAGAAAATCTTCTGAACCCAACAGCGAGTCCAG CCCAGCCACCACACCCCAGGATGGGCCCAGCACCTCCAGCCTCTGGCTGCTGGAGCCTGCCTCCTACCATGTGGTTCCCATCCGCAGCCTTCCTGGCCAGCGGCAGGGCCGCACCAGTGCCCCAGCCACCCCCGAGATCCAAGGCAGGAGGGGCCAGTCTCAGTCTCTGAG aacGGATTCCTTCCGGGCGGGCCCCGAGGGCCGAGGTCGCAGCGCCttcccccgccgccgccccacTTACTACACCGTGACGGTGCCCGAATCCTGCTTTCCCCCGACCAAGCCCCCGCTGCCCCACCCCGCCTACCACTCCTGCTCGGAGGACAGCGGCTCCGACGTCTCCAGCATCTCGCACCCCACGTCGCCCGGCAGCAGCAGCCCCGACATCTCCTTCCTGCGGCCGCTGTCCCCGCCCCAGCCGCCTTGCCACCGCGGGGCCTGGGGCCCGGCCGGCGCGCTCTACCCGAAGCTGCTGCTGCCCCCCGGGCATTTGGCGCCCGGGCGCTACGTGCTGGTGGCCGAGAGCGCCCTGCCGCCGCCCGCCGAGTGGGAGCTGGGCCGCGCCGCCTTAGGCCCCGCCTACGAGGAGGACCTGCGCTGGCAGCGCCTGGTGGCCCCCCACGGCCGCGTGCTGCGGACCCCCTCGCTCAAGGACAGCCCCGCGGGCCGCGCGCTCAGCAAGGCGGCCGTCTCCGAGGAGCTCAAGTCGTGGCACGAACGCGCGCGCCTCCGGAGCAGCCGCCCGCACTCGCTGGATCGCCAGGGGGCCTTCCGTGTCCGGAGCCTGCCCCCCGGGAGAGAGGGCTTTGGGCGAGCCCCGGGTCCCCGGACACAG GTGGCCACAGTGTATGTGCCCCGGAGATCACCCGAAGGGGCCCCCGTGCAAGTCTTTGTGCCTGAGAATGGCGAGATCGTCAGCCAGGTGTAA